In the Bacillus sp. (in: firmicutes) genome, one interval contains:
- the rpsD gene encoding 30S ribosomal protein S4: MARYTGPSWKISRRLGISLSGTGKELEKRPYAPGQHGPNQRKKLSEYGLQLQEKQKLRHMYGVNERQFRNTFVKAGKMPGKHGENFMILLESRLDNLVYRLGLARTRRQARQLVNHGHILVDGSRVDIPSYRVQPGQTISVREKSRNLQIIKEAVEANNFVPEYLTFDPEKLEGTYTRLPERSELPAEINEALIVEFYSR; this comes from the coding sequence ATGGCTCGTTATACTGGTCCAAGCTGGAAGATTTCTCGCCGTCTTGGTATTTCTTTAAGCGGCACTGGTAAAGAATTAGAAAAACGTCCTTATGCGCCGGGTCAACACGGTCCAAACCAACGTAAAAAATTATCTGAGTACGGTCTACAATTACAAGAAAAACAAAAACTTCGTCATATGTACGGAGTAAACGAGCGTCAATTCCGTAACACGTTCGTGAAAGCAGGTAAAATGCCTGGTAAACATGGTGAAAACTTCATGATTCTTCTTGAGTCTCGCCTTGACAACCTAGTATATCGTCTTGGCTTAGCTCGTACTCGTCGTCAAGCTCGTCAGCTTGTTAACCACGGTCATATCCTTGTTGATGGAAGCCGTGTAGACATTCCATCTTACCGTGTACAACCTGGCCAAACAATTAGCGTTCGCGAAAAATCTCGCAACCTTCAAATTATTAAAGAAGCAGTTGAAGCTAACAACTTTGTACCTGAGTACTTAACTTTCGATCCTGAAAAGTTAGAAGGTACTTACACTCGTTTACCAGAGCGTTCTGAACTTCCAGCAGAAATTAACGAAGCACTAATCGTAGAGTTCTACTCTCGTTAA
- a CDS encoding diguanylate cyclase has protein sequence MSRANEKLVNQLKSRFYDFLQWEDNEQHFQKMLPRWVKCIANALNAIQAALYRTDGGDWNRLYLSSCFKNNQNLPNQLTRIEIEKYVHHHSVYISKNPLMDPLSPFNTVLQFRVEEGEYWYLFLYLSKEWMTEDHHSQLLAIKSLCETFIKNVVKMERVMDEERQFKELYQFTEKIHSTMDIHFVLKEIIGTLKRVFPNYSFTLMLTNDHESLEELPVEYLEFDSDDDVALQAYVEGKVLIADSYHQVATNLYAPLKGNQGVYGVLKVSAPYSIIFPKTQLEFIRLLVNTAGSALENAKLYEQSKRLIADLQLINETSHKLNSNLRLLDTIQFLHQQITDSFHSTATGFVFCFDDHNKVIPGSSPFFEEEVGKWYISYVRKQFDREREALLIGDLLGKLDSEVPFRSLMAVPMRHSEELIGLCITLHEQPYHFTFEMFKLLQSLIHHSTLALSNSMLREELEKMVITDHLTKLYSRNYLDESVIKSMTEDEQGTFIVIDIDNFKQVNDTYGHQVGDKIIIQVANIIKNNIRASDIGARWGGEELAVYLPNVSYIIGYTIAQRLVEKVRMETKPRVTISCGVSYWNRSKKDSLERLFHRADMALYEAKNRGKNQAILQKDI, from the coding sequence ATGAGCAGAGCAAATGAAAAATTGGTGAATCAATTAAAGTCCCGTTTTTATGACTTTTTACAGTGGGAAGATAATGAACAACATTTCCAAAAAATGTTACCTCGATGGGTGAAATGTATTGCTAATGCTTTAAATGCCATACAAGCAGCTTTGTATCGAACAGATGGTGGTGATTGGAATCGGTTGTATTTAAGTAGTTGTTTTAAAAATAATCAGAATCTTCCTAATCAATTAACGAGAATTGAGATTGAAAAGTACGTTCATCATCATTCCGTTTATATATCGAAAAATCCACTTATGGATCCCCTTTCTCCTTTTAACACTGTTTTGCAATTTCGGGTCGAAGAAGGAGAGTACTGGTATTTATTTTTGTATTTATCGAAAGAGTGGATGACGGAAGATCATCACTCACAGTTGTTAGCCATCAAGTCTCTTTGTGAAACATTTATTAAAAACGTTGTGAAAATGGAAAGGGTAATGGATGAAGAGCGACAATTTAAAGAACTGTATCAATTTACGGAAAAAATTCATTCAACAATGGACATTCATTTTGTATTAAAAGAAATCATTGGAACGTTAAAACGGGTGTTTCCTAATTATTCTTTTACGTTAATGCTAACCAATGATCACGAATCACTTGAAGAACTTCCGGTAGAATATTTAGAGTTTGATTCGGATGATGACGTGGCTCTACAAGCATACGTTGAGGGAAAAGTTTTAATCGCTGATTCGTATCATCAGGTGGCTACCAACCTTTATGCCCCGCTCAAGGGAAATCAAGGGGTGTATGGGGTTTTAAAAGTAAGTGCTCCTTATTCCATCATCTTTCCGAAAACACAATTGGAGTTTATTCGTCTTCTCGTTAATACAGCTGGTAGTGCGTTAGAAAACGCTAAATTATACGAGCAATCGAAGCGATTAATAGCTGATTTACAGTTAATTAATGAAACTTCACATAAATTAAATTCGAATTTGCGATTATTAGATACGATACAATTTTTACATCAACAAATAACCGATTCATTTCATTCTACCGCTACAGGTTTTGTCTTTTGTTTTGATGATCATAACAAAGTCATTCCAGGTAGTTCTCCGTTTTTTGAAGAAGAAGTTGGAAAATGGTATATTTCCTATGTAAGAAAACAATTCGATCGTGAAAGAGAAGCGTTGCTAATTGGTGATTTGTTAGGGAAGTTGGATTCGGAAGTACCGTTTCGTTCACTAATGGCTGTCCCAATGAGACATAGTGAAGAATTAATCGGGCTTTGTATCACTTTGCATGAACAGCCGTACCATTTTACCTTTGAGATGTTTAAACTACTTCAGTCACTCATTCATCATTCGACGCTAGCCTTATCCAATTCAATGCTTCGAGAAGAGCTAGAAAAAATGGTTATTACCGACCACTTAACGAAGCTTTATTCACGAAATTATTTAGATGAATCGGTTATCAAATCGATGACGGAAGATGAACAAGGGACGTTTATCGTTATCGATATTGATAACTTTAAACAAGTCAATGATACGTACGGTCACCAAGTTGGGGACAAAATCATCATACAAGTTGCGAATATTATTAAAAATAACATTCGAGCGTCAGATATTGGTGCACGATGGGGTGGAGAAGAGCTAGCTGTCTATTTACCGAACGTATCGTATATCATCGGCTATACGATTGCTCAGCGGCTTGTTGAAAAAGTAAGGATGGAAACAAAACCAAGAGTAACGATATCTTGTGGTGTTTCTTATTGGAATAGAAGTAAGAAAGATTCGCTTGAGCGTCTCTTTCATCGGGCGGATATGGCGCTTTATGAAGCCAAAAATAGAGGAAAAAACCAAGCTATACTACAAAAAGATATTTAA